ACCGCCGGTTCCGTCGCCGTCGTCCGACTCCGTCGCGGGCGCGGCCCCGCCGCGGCGGCGCCACCAGAAGTAGCCGCCGCCGGCGGCGAGGACCACCGTCCCGACGAACGCGAGGCCCGCGCCCGACGAGACGGGCGCGCCGGGTTCGGGCGCCTCGCCCGGGTCGCTCCCGTTCTCTATCTCGACGCGGTCGCTCGTCCCGTCGCCGTCGGTGTCGGCGCTGTTGGGGTCGGTCCCGTGGACGTTCACCTCGGCGCCGTCGTTGAGACCGTCGCCGTCGGTGTCGGCCTTGTTCGGGTTCGTCTCGTAGGTATTGACCTCCGCGGCGTCGTCCAGATTGTCCTCGTCGGTGTCGGCCTTGTTCGGGTCGGTCTCGTAGGTGTTGATCTCCTCGCCGTCGCTGAGACCGTCGCCGTCGGTGTCGGCCTTGTTCGGGTTCGTCCCGTACGTATTGACCTCTTCGCCGTCGTCGAGTCCGTCGCCGTCGCTGTCGGCTTCGGAGGGCGACGTGGAGTACTGGTTTATCTCGGGACCGTCGTCGAGTCCGTCGCCGTCGGTGTCCGACTTCGTCGGGTTCGTCTCGTACGTTCTGATCTCCGCGGTGTCGTCGAGTCCGTCGCTGTCGGTGTCGGCGCTGGTCGGGTCGGTCCCGTGCGTGTTCACCTCCGCGCCGTCGTCGAGACCGTCGTCGTCCGTGTCGGCGTTTTTGAACCCGGTCTCGCCCGAGACTTCCTCCGCGTTCGAGAGGCCGTCACCGTCCACGTCGCCGTCCTTCGTCATGACGAACACCGCGCTCTCGACGAGCGTCCGCCGTCCGTCCGTTCCGTTGACGAAGACGTCCTGCGCTCCGGTGACCCCGTCGGGCCAGTTCTGCACCGATATCGTCAGATTCGCTCCGCCGTTCGCGGGCGCGCAGGTGACCGTCCGGTTCCCGTCCGCGGGGCCGATACAAACCGACGCGGACGAGGAGAGCGGCCTGTCGGTCCGGACGCGAAGGTCGGTCTGCGACGACTGCCAGACGTAGGCGGTGCCGTCTATCGTGGCGACGGATTGAGACGTGACTGTCGCCTCGGGGGCGGCCGCGACCGGCGCGCCGACGGCCCCGAAGAGGACCAACGCGGCCGCGGCGAACGAAAGTACGGAACGAAGCGCGGGTGGAGACATCTTTTCGGTTCCTGTCTTCTCTACTGTCGTCGCGTTCGACTCAAAAACTTACTGGATACTGTTGGAATATCAGTATAATGTGATGCTAAATCGGTCGCGCAAAATCGAAATTCACTATTCTAGTATTCATCGACGAGTCGCAGTCGCTCGCTATGCGGACTCTCGACGGTCGTTCGAGCGGTATTTCGCCGTCTACCGGCTCGACCGATGAAACAGTTCTCGTTTCTAATCTGTTAACTCCGGCTGGCTCCGCGGAACAGTCCTGAAACAGTGGAAGTGTACGTAACGAGTGTTACCCACTTTATCCTCGGACGTGTTCGTACCATTCGGTGGCATCGTAAGGACTTCCCGACGCGTCGCGGCCGCATCACCCGCCGCCGCTCAGACGCGTACAGAGGGTCCGAGCCATCGTCAGGCGACAGAAGCGCGCGGCTCCGGACGACCACTGCCGGTCTGGAGGACCCCACTCCGGG
This genomic stretch from Halogeometricum sp. S1BR25-6 harbors:
- a CDS encoding helix-turn-helix transcriptional regulator, which codes for MSPPALRSVLSFAAAALVLFGAVGAPVAAAPEATVTSQSVATIDGTAYVWQSSQTDLRVRTDRPLSSSASVCIGPADGNRTVTCAPANGGANLTISVQNWPDGVTGAQDVFVNGTDGRRTLVESAVFVMTKDGDVDGDGLSNAEEVSGETGFKNADTDDDGLDDGAEVNTHGTDPTSADTDSDGLDDTAEIRTYETNPTKSDTDGDGLDDGPEINQYSTSPSEADSDGDGLDDGEEVNTYGTNPNKADTDGDGLSDGEEINTYETDPNKADTDEDNLDDAAEVNTYETNPNKADTDGDGLNDGAEVNVHGTDPNSADTDGDGTSDRVEIENGSDPGEAPEPGAPVSSGAGLAFVGTVVLAAGGGYFWWRRRGGAAPATESDDGDGTGGAAIVPSQLADRSEAPGTTAESTAEPAGAEGANAAESADSATEREESEQYDEPLTREDEVIVILEEAGGRLEQSAIVSETGWSKATVSRVLSSMADEGRITKISLGRRNLITLPGNEPDGARSPFEKPS